A window of Kwoniella pini CBS 10737 chromosome 9, complete sequence genomic DNA:
CTTCTACATGAAGGCGAGAATCAAGCTTACTCAGATCTCTCTATCAGATACTGCCCAATCATCAAAGATTATACCTACACAATCATACTCTACAACTCTTTCTCGTTCTTTTCCTCCTCCGTCTTCTACTTCCCATTCAAATTCGTCTAAATCCccatcctcatcctcatcttcaggtgccacatcttcaaaagaagatactAAAAATCAAGACAAACTCTCATGGGGTCCAATATTAGGTATAATAGTAGGCgttttaatatttttaattttaataatattaCTTATTAGATGGAAAATGACAaagaataaatcaattaaaaaaaaagaaatatcaattaaacaaaaaaaaatacATTATCCTTATCCAAATATAagaaataatgaaaaagatgattcatttttagaaatgttaaattcaaattctcaattatcatcaacttcaaaattaaaatcaaatccatttaaaagattttcaaataaattttcgaattcaattgataataatgataaattaaaaagagaagaagaattaaaaaaaagaacaaatgaaattatgttaaattcaaattcattttcaaatcctAGAACTGCACCTATTccatttaaatcttttccaTCTCAATCTTATAttccatcaaattcaaatgaaaaggaaattctATCAGAAAGATGTTTAACTACTTCACAAAGATTAAATactaaatcaccttcatcaatcagttcttcttcaaattttgaaacaacaatcaatcaaaatcaaaattataaagaagaagaaatttcaattcaaccAAAATCGAATCAAacatattcatcattttcaaatgaagaaaatgaagaagaaaaagaaaatgatttgtttaaaatttcacaacctaaagatttaattaaatctgaaaatgaatttagatcaaattattcaataatttcaaaaccTATAAAAAGTTTTcaaaaacaagaagaaaaagaaaaagaaattaacCAATCAAtggatttttcaattttaacaaatttaaattcaaattcaaattcaaattcaaatgaaatagaaaattcaaatgaaatttcattgttaccttcaaataaatcaaaatctttttataataatgattttaattcaatttcaataattagTCCATCAAGTCAATATCCAttaacatcatcaaaaacTTTAAAAACTCCAAAAAGTTATTATAGTCAATATACATTAAATAATTATCCAGGACAacaaattcttttaaataatttaaaacaacaaaatgaaacaaatagaaatagaaatagtgatgatcaaattttaCAACAAGtcaatgataatgaaattattggTACTGCTTTAGGTAGTGgaaaaagaggaagttGGTGGGAAAAAAGATGGAGTAAAAGTACTGATGGATCTTATTAAATTTCCTTCGATGTCGATTAGATTTTATCATCCTCTTATTTGTAAAgtattattataatttgattgtacCCCTCAATGCTATATATGAGTATGTCAAGCCTGGTCATCCCATTTAGCATGTATGGGATCACTGCAATAGTACTGGTAGTAAAGGaataatgatttgatcttcttcccAAACTGGACAGAAGGTACAGCCCTCAATTAGTATTTCTATACACTTGCATATGCATTTCTATAGTTTTTCCGCTCACGAGGAGGGTTTTTTACCGACTACAAGGAGCATGAGTGAATTTTATACGGTGGTCTTCTGATTTCTATCACTGTCCGTCATCTATGAAATGCTACACATTTGACTTGTGACATCTAGAAAAGGAACACTTgatcttctaatttagAAATTGTTCGAGGAGCAGGATAACCAAGTTCTTTGAGATGACCTCTACGCAACGAGAAGAATCATGTTAGCTTACTTCACCCATGAGGATTAAAAAGACCGATAGACCCACTTCATAGCATTCATCATAGGTGGAGGACCACACATTAAAACTTTATGACCTTCACCGTGATTGGGCGATCCTACACCACCTTCAGGCATATGCGATTCAATCATTTCCTTGGTGATAAATCCAACACCTCCATTCCAGTTGGCAGGTGGTTTGTTGAGGACGTTCTGtaccatcatcaatatattAGCACCAAGCGATGTTCTATTGACAGATGGTCCCCTGCCCTACATGCTGAGGGACCAAACGAGGCGCAATGAGGGTCGTAAAACTCACGTAAAGAGTGAATCTACCATTTGAACCCTTCGCCAAATCCTCTAATTCCTTTCTAAgtaaaatatcatcttcttctacgtTAGCGTAAATCAGAGACAATTTGGTCTTGTCTTGTGGGTTCTTGAGTGATgacttgatgatttgataacATGGAGTTATACCAGTACCACCTGAGATCATGAGTAAAGCGGGAACCATGTTTGGACTATGGTGATGACAGGCGTATCAGTGCTGTCATCTCATAAAATTCTGTTGGTTCCGCATAAGATGGAAGGAGACCATATACTTACGTGTAGCTGAATTTTCCTTTGGGACCTTTGATCTTGACTTCCTGCCCAATAGTGAGTAAAGATAAGTATCTCGAGATATTACCTTTTTCGTAAGTCTACAAGTCACTCAAGTGTGAGCTAAATCCCTGTTCACTTCAATATCTTACGTGAAGGCTTGCTCACCTTTACGACAAGATCGAAGTGACCCTTATCATCATCCAATGTAGTGGGGGTATAAGATCTGACTACTTGTTTGCCGTCAATTTCGGCAGCTACTGAAATATGTTGTCCGACTGGAAGACCAAGAGAGTCAGTTGCTCTGGGAAGGGCAAATTTGTATCTGTACACACGGACAAGATTAGCTATGACGATCGACAAGGCCGAAATAGCAATGAAAGCAGCGGAGATCATGCATATCATACCTGGTATATTTGACCGATGAGAATAACTTACAAAGCAGTATTATGTGACAAATGATCCTTGGCTACTAATTTGAAGCTTCTCCATTCTACTGGGTCAAGTACTTTTCTGTTTTTGCTACCTGTAGGATGTTACATGAATCAGCACATATATATCTTAGCGTGCATTGCCCTTCCCAATGAAGTGATTAATGGCAAGCTTAAGATGAAAACTACTTACCGCTATTCAACAAGTATGAGATAGCGAGTATCAAAAGCAACAAAGCTGTTCCAGCAGGTTGAGCATAAGGGTAATATTTAGTGGCCAGAGCTTCGAAATCAACAGCCATAATGATCAGATTGTCCGATTCAGTCCACCTAGCAAGGTTGAGAGAATGATTTTATAGCTACGAAGAAAAGTAAATGACAAGTAGATGATTGTGTGGAAATTATCGGACGCGGTTaagttgaaatgatgatacGACAACTTTGAACATTATTTGGGGACTTGATGGAAAAGCACGCGCCTCCCAGATGGACTAGTGTTAGATATCAGGCTCATTTCCTCGGCGTGCctgataaattgaattggGGTGGAGGTTTGTTATTGTTTCGGATTTCGGGTTACTGCGAGattattcaaaagaaggtatacaAAGGAAGGATCCTTTAAGTTAATGTTAATCCTTTGGTCTACCACagataatcaatcaacagTCATCAGCTCAGAGGTGTGATCGCGATCTGACTCTTATCTTTGAGCCTTGGCACTTGCTGTTGTCAATGAGCTAAAATAGTTTTACCGGAATTTGATTCAGAAATCAACTTTATCCGATTTGGTTGATATGTCTTGGCAAGTGGTAGTTGACATCATATAATGCTATGCGAAATTCTTAGCTAGGTCACCTGCGAACATTTATCGCAATGTATATCAAAGCTTCTGGAGGTCTCATACGGCGAGCTCGCAATCTCGTTCGAAAGGTACTTGGCCCTTCGAAACCTACTACATCAGAATTACCTCCACCTTCAACGTCAATCACTTTATCAACTACGATTGGTGAAAAATCATACAATTATCGACCCGATAAATTCTTTCGAAATACTTCAAACAATATCTCACCATATGCAATATATGTATTTTTAGTACTTTGGGCTGGATTATTTGTGATATTAGTTCGACAACAATATTATTTACCAAATACTCCTCAAATTATAGATTGTAATGCCGCTCCATGGGATGACTGGCCACCTGACGTATGTGGTATAGGCGGTGGGACTTGCGAACACGATTTGACTGGaataaatggaaattcatTTAGATGTTTAGGTGGTTGTGCAAATTCGAAATTAGGAAATTCTAGGTATATAGGTTCGGAAAAGATCGATGGGAAACCTGTTATAATTGGAGGAGGGGATGAAGAGAAGACATATCGGTGAGTTATTTTAGTAGGAATTACATTAATTCTTATTATCCTTGTATACCGAATCTAATGCATTTGCTGCGACTCTCCTCTTCAGTGCCGATTCATGGTTATGCCCTTCCgcaattcattcaaataaaatatcacCCACACTGGGAGGATGCATTAATTTCCATGCATTACCATATCCAAATGGATggtcaaattatcaatcaattgaatcaaatggattaaattcaacatcatttcAACCAAATTATTCTGGAGCTTATAGAatatcttcatttaaaaCATTAAATGGATGTTTAGATTTACATTATATCGTAACAggatttaattctttttgtttaattttaactacattatttttaaaacctaaaacaaatttattatttattatattattaattatgggttattttcaattaatattattttctGATCCACCAAATATACAACCAAATTGGGAAATTATAATTGGTAGATTACCTacaattttaatttcaggATATTGGTTTtataaaatttcttttaaaagAACTTTAAATGGTTTTAAAgaattaccttttgaaattacTATATGGCAAGGTATTGGATTTTGGTTAGGTATTGAAAGTTCaacaatttttaataaattacctaTAACTAGA
This region includes:
- a CDS encoding NADH-cytochrome b5 reductase 1; translated protein: MAVDFEALATKYYPYAQPAGTALLLLILAISYLLNSGSKNRKVLDPVEWRSFKLVAKDHLSHNTALYKFALPRATDSLGLPVGQHISVAAEIDGKQVVRSYTPTTLDDDKGHFDLVVKTYEKGNISRYLSLLTIGQEVKIKGPKGKFSYTPNMVPALLMISGGTGITPCYQIIKSSLKNPQDKTKLSLIYANVEEDDILLRKELEDLAKGSNGRFTLYNVLNKPPANWNGGVGFITKEMIESHMPEGGVGSPNHGEGHKVLMCGPPPMMNAMKGHLKELGYPAPRTISKLEDQVFLF